A genomic window from Nocardioides jiangxiensis includes:
- the prcA gene encoding proteasome subunit alpha → MSMPFYVSPEQMMKDRADFARKGIARGRSVVAVQYADGVLFVSENPSQALHKVSEIYDRIAFAAVGRYNEFENLRIAGVRLADMRGYAYDRRDVTGRGLANAYAQTLGTIFSSGGEKPYEVEIFVAEIGDTAAGDQLYRLTYDGQVADEQGYAVMGGAADVVAAYLKERYAPGADLASALRLAVAALGHSEAGDRVVPDEDLEVAVLDRTRSQPRKFKRIRGQQLTDLLGPRGPEAHDGPQAEDTDPGRAARDLPADDVADPTDLPGGDVPPLENPLTGEPGAPDQPTQVLPPVGPSTPPPAPPA, encoded by the coding sequence ATGAGCATGCCGTTCTACGTCTCGCCCGAGCAGATGATGAAGGACCGGGCCGACTTCGCGCGCAAGGGCATCGCCCGGGGCCGCTCCGTCGTGGCCGTGCAGTACGCCGACGGGGTCCTGTTCGTCTCGGAGAACCCCAGCCAGGCGCTGCACAAGGTCTCGGAGATCTACGACCGGATCGCCTTCGCCGCCGTCGGCCGCTACAACGAGTTCGAGAACCTCCGCATCGCCGGCGTCCGCCTGGCCGACATGCGGGGCTACGCCTACGACCGGCGCGACGTCACCGGCCGCGGGCTCGCCAACGCCTACGCCCAGACCCTCGGCACGATCTTCAGCAGTGGGGGAGAGAAGCCCTACGAGGTGGAGATCTTCGTCGCGGAGATCGGTGACACGGCGGCCGGTGACCAGCTGTACCGCCTCACCTACGACGGCCAGGTGGCCGACGAGCAGGGCTATGCCGTCATGGGCGGCGCCGCGGACGTCGTCGCCGCGTACCTGAAGGAGCGCTATGCGCCCGGGGCCGACCTCGCCTCCGCCCTGCGGCTGGCCGTGGCGGCGCTCGGCCACTCGGAGGCCGGCGACCGCGTCGTGCCCGACGAGGACCTCGAGGTCGCCGTGCTCGACCGCACGCGTTCGCAGCCGCGGAAGTTCAAGCGGATCCGGGGCCAGCAGCTCACCGACCTGCTCGGACCCCGTGGGCCGGAGGCGCACGACGGCCCCCAGGCCGAGGACACCGACCCGGGCCGCGCCGCCCGCGACCTCCCGGCCGACGACGTGGCAGACCCGACCGACCTCCCCGGGGGCGACGTCCCGCCCCTGGAGAACCCGCTCACGGGCGAGCCGGGAGCACCCGACCAGCCCACCCAGGTGCTGCCGCCGGTGGGGCCCTCGACCCCGCCGCCGGCGCCGCCTGCCTGA
- the prcB gene encoding proteasome subunit beta, giving the protein MSALDRGAALPSSFMAPGTSSFTDFLSTHQPDLLPSSRATGLGSAGDLAPHGTTIVAATFNGGVVMAGDRRATMGNIIAQRDIEKVFPADEYSCVGIAGTAGLAVEMVRLFQTELEHYEKIEGSTLSMDGKANRLAALIRGNLGLAMQGLAVVPLFAGFDLDAGIGRIFSYDVTGGRYEETAFHSVGSGSLFARGSLKKLYRDDLTAEATVQAVVEALYDAADDDSATGGPDVTRRIFPVVQVITAEGGQRLLHEDVATIADRVIDGRMRRPDGPAAALEV; this is encoded by the coding sequence ATGAGCGCCCTCGACCGGGGTGCGGCGCTGCCGTCGTCGTTCATGGCGCCCGGCACCTCGTCGTTCACCGACTTCCTGAGCACGCACCAGCCCGACCTGCTGCCCAGCTCCCGCGCGACGGGCCTCGGCAGTGCGGGCGACCTCGCTCCGCACGGCACCACGATCGTCGCTGCGACGTTCAACGGCGGTGTGGTCATGGCCGGCGACCGTCGCGCGACGATGGGCAACATCATCGCCCAGCGCGACATCGAGAAGGTGTTCCCTGCCGACGAGTACTCCTGCGTCGGCATCGCGGGCACGGCTGGCCTCGCCGTCGAGATGGTCCGCCTCTTCCAGACCGAGCTCGAGCACTACGAGAAGATCGAGGGCTCGACGCTGTCGATGGACGGCAAGGCCAACCGCCTCGCGGCCCTGATCCGCGGCAACCTCGGGCTGGCGATGCAGGGCCTCGCGGTCGTCCCCCTGTTCGCGGGTTTCGACCTCGACGCCGGCATCGGCCGGATCTTCTCCTACGACGTGACCGGCGGCCGCTACGAGGAGACCGCCTTCCACTCGGTGGGGTCCGGATCGCTCTTCGCCCGTGGCTCGCTCAAGAAGCTCTACCGCGACGACCTGACGGCCGAGGCGACCGTCCAGGCCGTCGTCGAGGCGCTGTACGACGCTGCGGACGACGACTCGGCGACCGGCGGTCCCGACGTGACGCGCCGGATCTTCCCGGTCGTGCAGGTGATCACCGCCGAGGGAGGCCAGCGACTGCTTCACGAGGACGTCGCCACCATCGCCGACCGCGTCATCGACGGCCGCATGCGCCGGCCCGACGGCCCCGCCGCAGCCCTGGAGGTCTGA
- a CDS encoding ubiquitin-like protein Pup: protein MAQEQKHPKKSAEESVEEVAETTSDETVAERKEQLDEDIDAILDEIDGVLESNAEDFVKSFIQKGGE, encoded by the coding sequence ATGGCCCAGGAGCAGAAGCACCCGAAGAAGTCGGCGGAGGAGTCCGTCGAGGAAGTCGCGGAGACGACCTCTGACGAGACGGTCGCCGAGCGCAAGGAGCAGCTCGACGAGGACATCGACGCGATCCTCGACGAGATCGACGGCGTGCTCGAGTCCAACGCCGAGGACTTCGTGAAGTCGTTCATCCAGAAGGGCGGCGAATGA
- the dop gene encoding depupylase/deamidase Dop, with protein MSVVRVMGTEVEYGISVTGQPTANPMHASSQIVNAYASATLRARRARWDFEEESPLRDARGFDMSRATADASQLTDEDLGLANVILTNGARLYVDHAHPEYSTPECTNPLDVVRWDRAGEQVMLEASRLAAQVPGAAPIQLYKNNTDNKGASYGAHENYLMRRTTPFAAIVRHLTPFLVSRQVVCGAGRVGIGQDGAGHGFQITQRSDFFEVEVGLETTLKRPIINTRDEPHADPAVYRRLHVIIGDANLAETSTYLKLGTTSLVLAMIEDGFVDRDLQLATPVASLRAISHDPTCTLAVPLKDGRHLTAVQLQLEYLDLARKYVEDRYGVDADAQTRDVLHRWESVLDRLERDPMLCARELDWVAKLQLLQSYRDRDGLDWSDAKLHAIDLQYADIRPEKGLYHRLVSLGRMVTLVDPASVERAVHQPPEDTRAWFRGQCLQRYGDGIAAASWDSVILDLPGHDTLHRIPTLDPLRGTRHHVEALLDRCATAEQLFRELTR; from the coding sequence ATGAGCGTCGTCCGCGTGATGGGCACCGAGGTGGAGTACGGCATCTCGGTGACGGGTCAGCCCACGGCCAACCCGATGCACGCCTCGTCGCAGATCGTGAACGCCTACGCCTCGGCCACACTCCGTGCCCGACGTGCGCGCTGGGACTTCGAGGAGGAGTCGCCGCTGCGTGACGCGCGTGGCTTCGACATGTCGCGCGCGACGGCCGACGCCAGCCAGCTCACCGACGAGGACCTCGGGCTCGCCAACGTGATCCTCACCAACGGGGCCCGGCTCTACGTCGACCACGCCCACCCCGAGTACTCCACCCCCGAGTGCACCAACCCGCTCGACGTCGTGCGCTGGGACCGCGCGGGGGAGCAGGTGATGCTCGAGGCCAGCCGGCTGGCTGCCCAGGTGCCCGGCGCGGCTCCGATCCAGCTCTACAAGAACAACACCGACAACAAGGGAGCCTCCTACGGCGCCCACGAGAACTACCTGATGCGGCGCACGACGCCCTTCGCGGCGATCGTGCGGCACCTGACGCCGTTCCTCGTCAGCCGCCAGGTCGTGTGCGGCGCGGGCCGGGTCGGCATCGGTCAGGACGGCGCGGGCCACGGGTTCCAGATCACCCAGCGGTCGGACTTCTTCGAGGTCGAGGTCGGGCTGGAGACGACGCTCAAGCGACCGATCATCAACACCCGCGACGAGCCGCACGCAGATCCGGCCGTCTACCGGCGGCTGCACGTGATCATCGGCGACGCGAACCTCGCCGAGACCTCGACGTACCTCAAGCTCGGCACGACGTCGCTCGTGCTGGCGATGATCGAGGACGGCTTCGTCGACCGTGACCTCCAGCTCGCGACCCCGGTGGCCAGCCTGCGGGCGATCAGCCACGACCCGACCTGCACCCTCGCCGTGCCACTCAAGGACGGCCGGCACCTCACGGCGGTCCAGCTCCAGCTCGAGTACCTCGATCTCGCCCGGAAGTACGTCGAGGACCGCTACGGCGTCGACGCCGACGCCCAGACCCGCGACGTCCTGCACCGCTGGGAGTCCGTCCTCGACCGCCTGGAGCGCGACCCGATGCTCTGCGCGCGCGAGCTCGACTGGGTGGCGAAGCTCCAGCTGTTGCAGTCCTACCGCGACCGCGACGGGCTGGACTGGTCCGATGCCAAGCTCCACGCCATCGACCTGCAGTACGCCGACATCCGTCCCGAGAAGGGGCTGTACCACCGGCTGGTGTCACTGGGCCGGATGGTCACCCTGGTCGACCCCGCGAGCGTCGAGCGCGCGGTGCACCAGCCGCCGGAGGACACCCGGGCGTGGTTCCGCGGCCAGTGCCTCCAGCGCTACGGCGACGGCATCGCCGCCGCCTCGTGGGACTCGGTGATCCTCGACCTCCCCGGCCACGACACGCTCCACCGCATCCCGACGCTCGACCCGCTGCGAGGGACCCGGCACCATGTCGAGGCGCTGCTGGATCGTTGCGCAACTGCTGAGCAGTTGTTCCGTGAACTGACCCGCTGA
- the arc gene encoding proteasome ATPase, with the protein MSASDPDLRLLEAQRSLAAVTAQNERLAQTLRDARDQIVTLKEEVDRLAQPPAGFGTFLQRNDDGSVDVFTGGRKLRVHVSPNVDAEALQRGQEVMLNEALNVVDAMAFEQVGEVVMLKEVLADAERVLVIANADEERVVRIAEPLKAEKLRAGDSLLLDVRAGYVYEKVPKSEVEELVLEEVPDIHYSDIGGLGAQIDQITDAVELPYLYPELFKEHQLKPPKGVLLYGPPGCGKTLIAKAVANSLAKKVAEKTGQEGKSYFLNIKGPELLNKYVGETERHIRLVFQRAREKASEGTPVIVFFDEMDSLFRTRGSGVSSDVENTIVPQLLSEIDGVELLENVLVIGASNREDMIDPAILRPGRLDVKIKIERPDAEAARDIFSKYLVADLPLHAEDLAEFGGDRAATVNGMIRAAVERMYTETEENRFLEVTYANGDKEVLYFKDFNSGAMIQNIVDRAKKMAIKDLLDHDQKGLRVQHLLQACVDEFKENEDLPNTTNPDDWARISGKKGERIVFIRTLITGKQGTEPGRSIDTVANTGQYL; encoded by the coding sequence ATGTCGGCATCCGACCCGGACCTGAGGCTCCTGGAGGCACAGCGGTCACTCGCTGCTGTCACCGCGCAGAACGAGAGGCTCGCGCAGACGCTGCGCGACGCCCGCGACCAGATCGTCACGCTCAAGGAGGAGGTCGACCGGCTCGCGCAGCCGCCGGCAGGCTTCGGCACGTTCCTCCAGCGCAACGACGACGGCTCGGTCGACGTCTTCACCGGGGGCCGCAAGCTCCGGGTGCACGTCAGCCCCAACGTCGACGCGGAGGCGCTGCAGCGTGGCCAGGAGGTCATGCTCAACGAGGCGCTCAACGTCGTCGACGCCATGGCCTTCGAGCAGGTCGGCGAGGTCGTCATGCTCAAGGAGGTGCTGGCCGACGCCGAACGCGTCCTGGTCATCGCGAACGCCGACGAGGAGCGCGTCGTCCGCATCGCCGAGCCGCTGAAGGCGGAGAAGCTCCGCGCGGGTGACTCCCTCCTGCTCGACGTGCGCGCGGGCTACGTCTACGAGAAGGTGCCGAAGTCGGAGGTCGAGGAGCTGGTCCTCGAGGAGGTCCCCGACATCCACTACTCCGACATCGGCGGACTCGGTGCCCAGATCGACCAGATCACCGACGCGGTCGAGCTTCCCTACCTCTACCCGGAGCTCTTCAAGGAGCACCAGCTCAAGCCGCCGAAGGGCGTGCTGCTCTACGGCCCTCCGGGCTGTGGCAAGACGCTGATCGCCAAGGCGGTCGCCAACAGCCTGGCCAAGAAGGTCGCGGAGAAGACCGGCCAGGAGGGGAAGTCCTACTTCCTCAACATCAAGGGCCCCGAGCTCCTCAACAAGTACGTCGGCGAGACCGAGCGCCACATCCGGCTGGTCTTCCAGCGCGCGCGGGAGAAGGCCTCCGAGGGCACCCCCGTCATCGTCTTCTTCGACGAGATGGACTCGCTCTTCCGCACCCGTGGCTCGGGGGTGAGCTCCGACGTGGAGAACACCATCGTCCCGCAGCTGCTCAGCGAGATCGACGGCGTCGAGCTGCTGGAGAACGTCCTGGTGATCGGTGCCTCCAACCGCGAGGACATGATCGACCCGGCGATCCTGCGTCCCGGCCGCCTCGACGTGAAGATCAAGATCGAGCGTCCCGATGCCGAGGCCGCCCGCGACATCTTCTCGAAGTACCTCGTGGCCGACCTGCCGCTGCACGCCGAGGACCTGGCGGAGTTCGGCGGCGACCGGGCCGCGACCGTCAACGGGATGATCCGTGCCGCGGTCGAGCGGATGTACACCGAGACCGAGGAGAACCGCTTCCTCGAGGTCACCTATGCCAACGGAGACAAGGAGGTCCTCTACTTCAAGGACTTCAACTCCGGCGCGATGATCCAGAACATCGTCGACCGCGCGAAGAAGATGGCGATCAAGGACCTCCTCGACCACGACCAGAAGGGGCTGCGCGTGCAGCACCTGCTCCAGGCGTGCGTGGACGAGTTCAAGGAGAACGAGGACCTCCCCAACACCACCAACCCCGACGACTGGGCCCGCATCTCCGGCAAGAAGGGCGAGCGGATCGTCTTCATCCGCACGCTGATCACCGGCAAGCAGGGCACGGAGCCCGGTCGCTCGATCGACACGGTCGCCAACACCGGCCAGTACCTCTGA
- a CDS encoding tRNA (adenine-N1)-methyltransferase, producing the protein MHRGPLRAGEWVRLVDSKGRKHNFELVEGKRFFSNRGHLEHDDLIGREEGFTVRSSGGAEYLVFRPLLSEFVVSMPRGAAVIYPKDSAQIVAMADIFPGAVVVEAGVGSGALTCSLLRAVGPYGQVHSFERREEFADVARKNVTQFFGGEHPSWSLRLGDLAEALPASGIRADRVILDMLAPWECVDAAADALTPGGILIAYVATTTQLSRFVETVRVHGGFTEPHAWESLNRDWHVEGLAVRPDHKMIGHTAFLCTARRMAPGEKPPRKTRRPAPGAYGADYFGPRPADLSEQSLEERDA; encoded by the coding sequence GTGCACCGTGGCCCGCTGCGTGCCGGCGAGTGGGTGCGCCTGGTCGACTCCAAGGGGCGCAAGCACAACTTCGAGCTGGTGGAGGGCAAGCGGTTCTTCAGCAACCGCGGCCACCTCGAGCACGACGACCTGATCGGGCGGGAGGAGGGCTTCACGGTCCGGTCCTCCGGTGGCGCCGAGTACCTGGTCTTCCGGCCTCTGCTGAGCGAGTTCGTGGTCTCGATGCCGCGTGGTGCCGCGGTGATCTACCCCAAGGACTCGGCGCAGATCGTGGCGATGGCCGACATCTTCCCGGGCGCAGTCGTGGTCGAGGCCGGTGTCGGCTCGGGCGCACTGACCTGCTCGCTGCTGCGCGCGGTCGGGCCCTACGGGCAGGTGCACTCCTTCGAGCGCCGGGAGGAGTTCGCCGACGTCGCCCGCAAGAACGTCACGCAGTTCTTCGGCGGCGAGCACCCGTCGTGGAGCCTGCGGCTCGGCGACCTGGCCGAGGCGCTGCCGGCCTCCGGCATCCGCGCGGACCGCGTCATCCTCGACATGCTGGCCCCCTGGGAGTGCGTCGACGCCGCGGCCGACGCGCTGACCCCGGGCGGCATCCTCATCGCGTACGTCGCCACCACGACCCAGCTGAGCCGCTTCGTCGAGACGGTCCGCGTGCACGGTGGCTTCACCGAGCCGCACGCCTGGGAGTCCCTCAACCGCGACTGGCACGTCGAGGGCCTCGCGGTGCGCCCCGACCACAAGATGATCGGCCACACGGCGTTCCTGTGCACCGCGCGCCGCATGGCGCCGGGGGAGAAGCCGCCCCGCAAGACCCGTCGTCCAGCCCCCGGGGCCTACGGCGCGGACTACTTCGGACCGCGTCCCGCCGACCTCAGCGAGCAGTCGCTGGAGGAGCGCGACGCGTAA